A single Blastococcus colisei DNA region contains:
- the pepN gene encoding aminopeptidase N translates to MAVPNLTRTDAAARAELLAVQSYDLSLDVTDGAGHPGERTFRSVTTVEFTARQAGAETFIDLVAETVHSATLNGAELDVSTYTEDGGLPLPGLAEQNTLVVTADCRYSNSGEGLHRFEDPEDGQVYLYTQFEPADAKRMFACFDQPDLKAAFTLHVVAPFDWQVVSNTGGRTIEAGPAGSQLVHFEPTKRISTYLVALIAGPYAKVTDSHEGIPLGLYCRASLAKHLDADELFRVTKQGFDFYHRVFDYPYPFDKYDQLFVPEFNAGAMENAGAVTFLEDYVFRSKVSRARYERRAETILHELGHMWFGDLVTMRWWDDLWLNESFATYISTLCQAEATEYTTAWTTFANTEKAWAYAQDQLPSTHPIAADIPDVAAVEVNFDGITYAKGASVLKQLVAYVGRDEFLAGVRRYFRRHEYGNTTLADLLAPLEESSGRDLGEWVEQWLKTSQVNTLRPVFELTNDGRYKTFAIEQTAVAEHPVLRNHRLAVGLYSEGPQGLTRSDRVELDVAGARTEVPELVGHPAADLVLVNDDDLTYAKLRLDERSLGTLRSRIGAMPDPLARALCWSAAWDMTRDAELPAREWVQLVLAGVDAESEISVVQALLGRVQTALTSYTDPSWAPTGWAALADHALSALQTAPAGSDMQLQWSRTLASAARSEEHAAVLRGLLDGSHTVEGLQVDADARWAFLFGLVAIGAAGDAEIDAEAERDATATGVRRAATARALRPTAEAKEETWQRAFHDEQVPNAVHEALLQGFWHPAQRERTAGYVDRYFTEIGPIWERRPGEIAKNAVQYLFPPIVEPRTIAAADGWLADTDQPAPLRRLVSEGRDGIARALRARERDADAHL, encoded by the coding sequence GTGGCCGTACCGAACCTGACCCGCACCGATGCCGCTGCCCGCGCCGAGCTCCTCGCCGTGCAGAGCTACGACCTCTCCCTCGACGTCACCGACGGCGCCGGACACCCCGGCGAGCGCACGTTCCGGTCGGTCACGACCGTCGAGTTCACCGCCCGGCAGGCGGGAGCGGAGACGTTCATCGACCTGGTCGCAGAGACCGTGCACTCGGCCACCCTCAACGGGGCCGAGCTCGACGTCAGCACCTACACCGAGGACGGCGGCCTGCCGCTGCCCGGCCTGGCCGAGCAGAACACCCTGGTCGTCACCGCCGACTGCCGGTACTCCAACTCGGGCGAGGGGCTGCACCGCTTCGAGGACCCCGAGGACGGGCAGGTCTACCTTTACACGCAGTTCGAGCCGGCCGACGCCAAGCGCATGTTCGCCTGCTTCGACCAACCCGACCTCAAGGCCGCGTTCACGCTGCACGTGGTCGCACCGTTCGACTGGCAGGTCGTCTCCAACACCGGTGGGCGCACCATCGAGGCCGGCCCCGCCGGCTCGCAGCTCGTCCACTTCGAGCCCACCAAGCGCATCTCCACCTACCTGGTGGCGCTGATCGCCGGGCCGTACGCCAAGGTCACCGACTCCCACGAGGGCATCCCGCTGGGGCTGTACTGCCGCGCCTCGCTGGCCAAGCACCTCGATGCCGACGAGCTGTTCCGCGTCACCAAGCAGGGGTTCGACTTCTACCACCGGGTGTTCGACTACCCGTACCCGTTCGACAAGTACGACCAGCTGTTCGTGCCCGAGTTCAACGCCGGAGCCATGGAGAACGCCGGCGCGGTCACCTTCCTGGAGGACTACGTCTTCCGCTCCAAGGTCAGCCGGGCCCGGTACGAGCGGCGCGCGGAGACGATCCTGCACGAGCTCGGGCACATGTGGTTCGGCGACCTGGTGACGATGCGCTGGTGGGACGACCTCTGGCTCAACGAGTCGTTCGCGACCTACATCAGCACGCTCTGCCAGGCCGAGGCCACCGAGTACACGACCGCGTGGACGACGTTCGCCAACACCGAGAAGGCATGGGCCTACGCCCAGGACCAGCTGCCGTCGACGCACCCCATCGCCGCGGACATCCCCGACGTCGCGGCTGTCGAGGTCAACTTCGACGGCATCACCTACGCCAAGGGCGCCTCGGTGCTCAAGCAGCTGGTGGCCTACGTGGGCAGGGACGAGTTCCTCGCCGGCGTGCGGCGGTACTTCCGGCGCCACGAGTACGGCAACACCACGCTGGCCGACCTGCTCGCGCCGCTGGAGGAGAGCTCGGGTCGCGACCTCGGCGAGTGGGTCGAGCAGTGGCTGAAGACCAGCCAGGTCAACACCCTGCGGCCGGTCTTCGAGCTGACCAACGACGGCCGGTACAAGACCTTCGCGATCGAGCAGACGGCGGTCGCCGAGCACCCGGTGCTGCGCAACCACCGGCTGGCGGTGGGCCTCTACAGCGAGGGCCCGCAGGGTCTCACCCGCAGCGACCGGGTCGAGCTGGACGTCGCCGGCGCACGCACCGAGGTGCCCGAGCTCGTGGGACACCCGGCCGCGGACCTGGTGCTGGTCAACGACGACGACCTCACCTACGCCAAGCTGCGGCTCGACGAGCGGTCGCTCGGCACCTTGCGCAGCCGCATCGGGGCGATGCCCGACCCGCTGGCCCGGGCACTGTGCTGGTCCGCGGCCTGGGACATGACCCGGGATGCCGAGCTGCCGGCCCGCGAGTGGGTGCAGCTGGTGCTGGCCGGGGTCGACGCCGAGTCCGAGATCAGCGTCGTCCAGGCACTGCTGGGCCGGGTGCAGACCGCGCTGACCTCCTACACCGACCCCTCCTGGGCGCCGACGGGGTGGGCGGCCCTGGCCGACCACGCCTTGAGCGCGCTGCAGACCGCACCGGCCGGCAGCGACATGCAGCTGCAGTGGTCCCGGACGCTGGCCAGCGCGGCGCGCTCCGAGGAGCACGCGGCCGTGCTGCGCGGGCTGCTCGACGGCTCGCACACCGTCGAGGGCCTGCAGGTCGACGCCGATGCGCGCTGGGCCTTCCTCTTCGGACTGGTGGCGATCGGGGCCGCCGGGGACGCCGAGATCGACGCCGAGGCCGAGCGGGACGCCACCGCGACCGGCGTCCGGCGGGCGGCGACCGCCCGCGCACTGCGCCCGACGGCGGAGGCGAAGGAGGAGACCTGGCAGCGGGCCTTCCACGACGAGCAGGTGCCCAACGCCGTGCACGAGGCGCTCCTGCAGGGCTTCTGGCACCCCGCCCAGCGGGAGCGCACCGCCGGCTACGTGGACCGGTACTTCACCGAGATCGGCCCCATCTGGGAGCGCCGTCCGGGCGAGATCGCGAAGAACGCGGTGCAGTACCTGTTCCCGCCGATCGTCGAGCCCCGGACCATCGCCGCGGCCGACGGCTGGCTGGCCGACACCGACCAACCAGCCCCGCTGCGCCGGTTGGTCTCGGAGGGCCGCGACGGGATCGCCCGGGCGCTACGCGCCCGCGAGCGGGACGCCGACGCGCACCTGTAG
- a CDS encoding DUF5130 family protein yields MTSALETESHDTATNQTAPARTDESQRSALDEIFTFQELARLDEALTMSSRETGLRFTLYIGDLGKRTRVQAEEMHSRSGANPTDSVLIAISPGQKVVEVVTGAGAARRLPDRACALAVLSMTTSFAAGDLVGGTVNGLRQLSDQAGHPASLRRPH; encoded by the coding sequence ATGACCAGCGCGCTGGAGACCGAGTCGCACGACACGGCCACGAACCAGACGGCTCCGGCACGTACCGACGAGTCGCAGCGGTCCGCGCTCGACGAGATCTTCACCTTCCAGGAGCTCGCGCGGCTGGACGAGGCGCTGACCATGTCCTCCCGGGAGACCGGCCTGCGCTTCACCCTCTACATCGGCGACCTGGGCAAGCGCACCCGCGTCCAGGCCGAGGAGATGCACTCCCGCTCCGGCGCCAATCCGACCGACTCGGTGCTCATCGCGATCTCACCCGGGCAGAAGGTCGTCGAGGTCGTCACCGGGGCGGGCGCGGCGCGACGGCTGCCCGACCGGGCGTGCGCGCTGGCCGTGCTGTCCATGACGACGTCCTTCGCCGCGGGCGACCTGGTCGGCGGCACCGTGAACGGACTCCGGCAGCTGTCGGACCAGGCCGGTCACCCGGCCTCCCTGCGCCGCCCGCACTGA
- a CDS encoding amidase: protein MTQLHDLSALEQAAAVRAKEVSPTELVEHSLGRIAALDAGLGAFLTVTPDRALAAARRAEALIRRGDDLPPLLGVPTAIKDLNNTAGVRTTFGSTVMADFVPSTDDAVVTKLAAAGTISLGKTNTPEFGFPCYTDNELAGPARCPWDPSRLAGGSSGGAAVAVAAGMVPVAQGSDGGGSIRIPASINGIYGIKPSRGRISNAPFGSDVTGLGINGPLTRTVRDGAAMLDAMAGPVLGDHAWAPPLPAGETFLGAADREPGRLRIGRYLESPMPDVVLDPEVTAAFEDASALLGGLGHEVVDVPAGLLGPDVLPSFEQVWALSGTMLPVPPDRVGELRPLTRELRGRGLAMSARAAMESMAALRLFSRRFLQATADYDVLLAPVCTMTPRPLGWFDADGDGAEDFERQKRYAAFTALFNVTGQPAVSVPLYWTDAGLPVGSMLVGRPADEGTLLALSAQLEAARPWAHRHPASWEQTG, encoded by the coding sequence GTGACCCAGCTGCACGACCTGAGCGCGCTCGAGCAGGCCGCCGCCGTCCGGGCGAAGGAGGTGAGTCCGACCGAGCTGGTCGAGCACTCCCTCGGCCGTATCGCTGCCCTCGACGCGGGGCTCGGCGCGTTCCTGACCGTGACGCCGGACCGGGCCCTCGCCGCCGCCCGCCGGGCGGAGGCGCTGATCCGCCGGGGGGACGACCTGCCGCCCCTGCTGGGCGTCCCGACGGCGATCAAGGACCTGAACAACACCGCCGGCGTCCGGACGACGTTCGGCTCGACGGTCATGGCCGACTTCGTCCCCTCCACCGACGACGCCGTGGTGACCAAGCTGGCCGCCGCCGGGACGATCAGCCTGGGCAAGACCAACACTCCGGAGTTCGGTTTCCCCTGCTACACCGACAACGAGTTGGCCGGGCCGGCCCGATGCCCGTGGGATCCCTCCCGGCTGGCGGGTGGGTCCAGCGGTGGCGCGGCCGTGGCCGTGGCGGCCGGCATGGTGCCGGTCGCCCAGGGGAGCGACGGCGGTGGCTCCATCCGCATCCCGGCGTCGATCAACGGCATCTACGGGATCAAGCCCAGCCGCGGACGGATCAGCAACGCACCGTTCGGCAGCGACGTGACCGGTCTGGGCATCAACGGCCCGCTCACCCGCACCGTCCGCGACGGCGCCGCGATGCTCGACGCCATGGCCGGCCCCGTGCTCGGCGACCACGCCTGGGCGCCCCCGCTGCCGGCCGGGGAGACCTTCCTGGGCGCCGCCGACCGCGAACCGGGGCGCCTGCGGATCGGCCGCTACCTGGAGTCGCCGATGCCCGACGTCGTCCTGGACCCCGAGGTGACGGCGGCGTTCGAGGACGCGTCGGCGCTGCTGGGCGGTCTCGGGCACGAGGTCGTGGACGTGCCCGCCGGGCTGCTCGGACCCGACGTCCTCCCGTCCTTCGAGCAGGTGTGGGCGCTGTCCGGGACGATGCTGCCCGTCCCGCCGGACCGGGTGGGCGAGCTCCGCCCGCTCACCCGCGAGCTGCGGGGGCGCGGGCTGGCGATGTCGGCCCGGGCCGCGATGGAGTCGATGGCGGCGCTGCGGCTCTTCTCCCGCCGGTTCCTGCAGGCGACCGCCGATTACGACGTGCTGCTGGCTCCGGTCTGCACGATGACGCCGCGGCCGCTGGGCTGGTTCGACGCCGACGGCGACGGCGCCGAGGACTTCGAACGACAGAAGCGCTACGCCGCCTTCACCGCGCTGTTCAACGTCACCGGACAGCCGGCCGTGAGCGTCCCGCTGTACTGGACCGACGCCGGGCTGCCGGTCGGCAGCATGCTCGTGGGGCGCCCCGCGGACGAGGGAACGCTGCTCGCGCTGTCGGCCCAGCTGGAGGCCGCCCGCCCCTGGGCCCACCGGCACCCCGCGTCGTGGGAGCAGACGGGGTGA
- a CDS encoding SCO6745 family protein — translation MTSPGTARRLWALAEPFQALTYFAQECRDAAERAGLRGFWNGYFAFRAAPLGAVGPEVVTAVFYNFAPGFVARRVPGVWDGLAPAAALEARLAGVDAAVLRLFGDEWIASDDAIEAMELAARAAAAVDLPGRPLAAANTAVDVPGEPHLVLWQALTTLREHRGDGHSVALVQREVDGITAHVLAAAAGRSDREWLMRARGWDDAAWDDAVARLVERRWLDEDGLTAQGLAMVAAIEADTDRLALRPWQALGDAGCDRLAELLAPVRRAVVAAGDWPAGNPIGAPEAD, via the coding sequence ATGACGTCGCCGGGCACCGCCCGCCGGTTGTGGGCCCTCGCCGAGCCCTTCCAGGCGCTCACCTACTTCGCGCAGGAGTGCCGCGACGCCGCCGAGCGGGCGGGGCTGCGCGGCTTCTGGAACGGCTACTTCGCCTTCCGCGCCGCCCCGCTGGGGGCCGTGGGTCCCGAGGTCGTGACGGCGGTCTTCTACAACTTCGCGCCCGGGTTCGTGGCGCGCCGGGTGCCCGGGGTCTGGGACGGCCTCGCTCCGGCCGCCGCTCTGGAGGCACGCCTGGCCGGCGTCGACGCGGCCGTCCTCCGGTTGTTCGGCGACGAGTGGATCGCCTCCGACGACGCGATCGAGGCGATGGAGCTGGCGGCGAGGGCGGCGGCAGCCGTCGACCTCCCCGGGCGTCCGCTGGCCGCCGCCAACACCGCGGTGGACGTGCCCGGCGAGCCGCACCTGGTGCTGTGGCAGGCGCTCACCACCCTGCGGGAGCACCGCGGCGACGGGCACTCCGTCGCCCTCGTGCAACGCGAGGTCGACGGCATCACCGCCCACGTCCTCGCCGCGGCCGCCGGGCGGTCGGACCGCGAATGGCTGATGCGGGCCCGCGGCTGGGACGACGCCGCCTGGGACGACGCGGTCGCCCGACTGGTCGAGCGGCGCTGGCTGGACGAGGACGGGTTGACCGCCCAGGGCCTGGCCATGGTCGCCGCCATCGAGGCCGACACCGACCGGCTCGCGCTGCGCCCGTGGCAGGCGCTCGGCGACGCCGGGTGCGACCGCCTCGCCGAACTCCTCGCCCCGGTGCGCCGTGCGGTGGTGGCGGCGGGGGACTGGCCGGCCGGCAACCCGATCGGCGCACCCGAAGCCGACTGA
- a CDS encoding HNH endonuclease gives MPVPSPGTTSATLLLNATYEPLCVVSSRRAIVLVLAQKAEPVDSAADVVHAERVSLPVPVVVRLTRYVRVPYPASVPLSRRAVFTRDGQTCVYCGGSATSIDHVVPRSRGGTHTWDNVVAACRRCNHTKADRSLAEMGWALPHPPRTPSGAAWRLLGTRTVDPRWRDWLGVPESVSA, from the coding sequence GTGCCCGTCCCGTCACCGGGCACGACCAGCGCCACCCTGCTGCTCAACGCCACCTACGAGCCGCTGTGCGTGGTGTCGAGCCGGCGGGCCATCGTGCTCGTGCTGGCGCAGAAGGCCGAGCCGGTCGACTCCGCGGCGGACGTGGTGCACGCCGAGCGCGTCAGCCTCCCGGTGCCCGTCGTCGTCCGGCTGACCCGGTACGTCCGGGTTCCCTATCCGGCGTCGGTGCCGCTGTCCCGCCGCGCCGTCTTCACCCGTGACGGGCAGACGTGCGTCTACTGCGGCGGGTCGGCCACGAGCATCGACCACGTCGTGCCGCGCAGCCGGGGTGGCACGCACACCTGGGACAACGTGGTCGCCGCCTGCCGCCGGTGCAACCACACCAAGGCCGACCGCTCGCTGGCCGAAATGGGCTGGGCGCTGCCGCACCCGCCCCGCACGCCCAGCGGGGCCGCGTGGCGGCTCCTGGGCACCCGGACGGTCGACCCGCGCTGGCGCGACTGGCTCGGCGTGCCCGAGAGCGTGAGCGCATGA